Proteins from one Deinococcus sp. AB2017081 genomic window:
- a CDS encoding PEGA domain-containing protein: MKSIGSYVAARHVPAGPEHAAIQTLRATDRLTGMPVLLHVLPHTPRLPALPEHPQLLPIVDHGDDGTGGYVVTELPMQATPASDALLAARDGLEALAALHMHGLTHGGISAAQLWEVDGRVVLAGAGLPWQDDPTTGGDLRDLARTVDSIGGLPAALSTLREAPDSMDARTALSLLDRPAAPISPPADPTPHASDTPDPAPHGMSTAPQIVAAPLQAPPIPPAPATPTPETRHDGSPIVLGSDVAEIQAAAPTPPDVDSRTDPGQSSPPASQRTSGRGRKRKSSAPPASPVPEAATPQPAPPAVESAPEAVPDSHIVGAVQAGPSPEAPAPPSAPDSAPTGSPVPAYSNAPAGTVETPQERRRRQNEERRAQAMLDMQAAAARKAERLRAEAEAAPPTRIQIGFAGGAAGGTGDGSAVLGEDDLPAWPGTPTDPEPAPDASPRPRLQMRNVERLPASLRRAPEPEPAPELPSGRLPARHVAGAPIRIGWDEDDSWRVVKTAPEPPASRRRAPRWLLPVLGAALLTVLAAGVVNRISRAPAATAVCCDVAFTLRGAAGATARVSVVSAPPDANLTPGQDLGRVPGQLRLPEPGTYRLRVDADGYAPGELSVTAPRTQPVTINLGP; encoded by the coding sequence GTGAAGTCCATCGGCTCCTACGTGGCCGCCCGGCACGTGCCGGCGGGCCCGGAACACGCCGCCATCCAGACGCTGCGGGCGACCGATCGCCTGACGGGTATGCCCGTGCTGCTGCACGTCCTGCCCCACACGCCCCGGCTGCCGGCGCTGCCGGAACACCCCCAGCTGCTGCCCATCGTCGATCATGGCGACGACGGTACCGGCGGCTACGTGGTCACGGAACTGCCGATGCAGGCCACGCCGGCCAGCGACGCGCTGCTCGCGGCGCGCGACGGCCTGGAGGCGCTGGCTGCGCTGCACATGCACGGGCTGACCCACGGGGGGATCAGCGCCGCCCAGCTGTGGGAGGTGGACGGCCGGGTCGTCCTGGCCGGTGCCGGCCTGCCGTGGCAGGACGATCCCACGACCGGCGGAGACCTGCGTGATCTGGCGCGTACCGTGGACAGCATCGGTGGGCTGCCGGCGGCCCTGTCGACCCTGCGCGAGGCTCCGGACAGCATGGACGCCCGGACGGCCCTGTCACTGCTGGATCGTCCCGCCGCCCCGATTTCGCCGCCCGCCGACCCCACGCCACACGCCAGCGACACGCCGGATCCGGCACCGCACGGGATGTCCACCGCGCCCCAGATCGTGGCCGCGCCGCTCCAGGCACCTCCGATCCCGCCTGCACCCGCCACCCCGACCCCGGAGACCCGCCACGACGGGAGCCCCATCGTGCTGGGCAGCGACGTGGCCGAGATCCAGGCCGCCGCGCCCACGCCGCCGGACGTCGATTCCCGTACCGATCCGGGCCAGAGCAGCCCACCGGCATCCCAGCGCACCTCCGGACGGGGCAGGAAGCGCAAGTCCTCCGCTCCCCCCGCATCCCCCGTGCCGGAGGCGGCCACCCCCCAGCCGGCACCTCCCGCCGTCGAGTCTGCACCGGAGGCCGTGCCGGACAGCCACATTGTCGGGGCCGTTCAGGCCGGGCCCAGTCCTGAGGCTCCTGCTCCGCCATCCGCGCCGGACAGCGCTCCCACCGGGTCGCCCGTGCCCGCATACTCGAACGCCCCGGCCGGCACCGTGGAGACCCCGCAGGAGCGGCGGCGGCGGCAGAACGAGGAGCGCCGGGCCCAGGCCATGCTGGACATGCAGGCGGCGGCAGCCCGCAAGGCCGAGCGCCTGCGGGCCGAGGCCGAGGCTGCGCCCCCCACCCGCATCCAGATCGGTTTCGCGGGCGGCGCAGCGGGCGGCACCGGGGACGGTTCCGCTGTGCTGGGCGAGGACGACCTCCCGGCATGGCCGGGGACGCCGACGGATCCCGAGCCCGCGCCCGACGCGTCACCCCGGCCACGTCTCCAGATGCGGAACGTCGAGCGCCTCCCGGCGTCGCTGCGGCGGGCACCGGAACCTGAACCCGCACCGGAACTGCCCAGTGGTCGGCTCCCGGCGCGGCACGTGGCCGGCGCACCGATCCGGATCGGCTGGGATGAGGACGATTCCTGGCGGGTCGTGAAGACCGCTCCGGAGCCGCCTGCGTCCCGGCGAAGGGCACCACGCTGGCTGCTGCCCGTACTGGGCGCCGCGCTGCTGACCGTGCTGGCTGCCGGGGTGGTGAACCGGATCAGCCGGGCCCCGGCCGCGACCGCCGTGTGCTGTGACGTGGCGTTCACGCTGCGCGGCGCGGCCGGCGCGACCGCCCGCGTGAGCGTGGTGTCGGCACCGCCGGACGCGAACCTCACGCCGGGCCAGGATCTGGGGCGCGTGCCGGGCCAGCTGCGGCTGCCGGAGCCGGGCACGTATCGCCTGCGGGTGGACGCAGACGGATACGCACCGGGCGAGCTGAGCGTGACGGCGCCGCGCACCCAGCCCGTCACGATCAATCTGGGGCCGTAG
- the guaA gene encoding glutamine-hydrolyzing GMP synthase: MSVVILDFGSQFTRLITRRFRELGAYSVILPGTAPLERILQEHPQGIVLSGGPSSVYDDSAPKPAAGVLELDVPILGVCYGMQYLAQQAGGDVKRAGKREYGKADLTRYGGQLFAGIQGEFVAWMSHSDSVTALPQGYEVVAETEDTPVTAIENAGTRRYGVQFHPEVVHTPKGGQLLANFLDICGVTRDWNAEHIIDELIADVQAQVGDGKVLLAISGGVDSSTLGLLLARAVGEQLTAVFIDHGLLRLGEREQVEAALRPLGVNLITVDARAEFMGALDGVSDPEQKRKIIGREFIRAFEREARGLGHFDFLAQGTLYPDVIESAGGEGAANIKSHHNVGGLPDDLNFKLVEPFRTLFKDEVREIARLLGLPEHIRMRHPFPGPGLAIRCLGAITEEKMDILRRVDDIFISGLREFGLYDGCSQALAILTPIQSVGVMGDERTYSYTAALRAVTTDDFMTAEWARLPYEFLATMSNRIVNQVHEINRVVYDITGKPPATIEWE, encoded by the coding sequence ATGAGCGTCGTCATTCTGGATTTCGGCAGTCAGTTCACGCGGCTGATCACGCGGCGGTTCCGCGAGCTCGGCGCGTACTCGGTGATCCTGCCCGGCACCGCGCCCCTGGAGCGCATCCTGCAGGAACATCCCCAGGGCATCGTGCTGTCGGGTGGCCCCAGCAGCGTCTACGACGACTCGGCCCCGAAGCCGGCGGCGGGCGTGCTGGAGCTGGACGTGCCGATCCTGGGCGTGTGCTACGGCATGCAGTACCTCGCGCAGCAGGCGGGCGGAGACGTGAAGCGGGCCGGCAAACGCGAATACGGCAAGGCCGACCTGACCCGCTACGGCGGGCAGCTGTTTGCCGGCATCCAGGGCGAATTCGTCGCGTGGATGAGCCACAGCGACTCGGTCACGGCGCTCCCACAGGGCTACGAGGTCGTGGCCGAGACCGAGGACACGCCCGTGACGGCCATCGAGAACGCGGGGACGCGCCGCTACGGCGTGCAGTTCCACCCGGAGGTCGTGCACACCCCCAAGGGCGGGCAGCTGCTGGCGAACTTCCTGGACATCTGCGGCGTGACCCGCGACTGGAACGCCGAACACATCATCGACGAGCTGATCGCAGACGTGCAGGCGCAGGTCGGCGACGGCAAGGTGCTGCTGGCGATCTCGGGCGGGGTGGACAGTTCCACCCTGGGCCTGCTGCTGGCCCGCGCCGTGGGCGAGCAGCTGACCGCCGTGTTCATCGACCACGGCCTGCTGCGCCTGGGCGAGCGCGAGCAGGTCGAGGCCGCCCTGAGGCCGCTGGGCGTGAACCTGATCACGGTGGATGCCCGCGCCGAGTTCATGGGGGCGCTCGACGGCGTGAGCGATCCGGAGCAGAAGCGCAAGATCATCGGCCGCGAGTTCATCCGGGCCTTCGAGCGCGAGGCCAGGGGCCTGGGGCACTTCGACTTCCTGGCGCAGGGCACGCTGTATCCGGACGTGATCGAGTCCGCCGGCGGCGAGGGCGCAGCGAACATCAAGAGCCACCACAACGTGGGCGGCCTGCCCGACGACCTGAACTTCAAATTGGTGGAACCCTTCCGCACGCTGTTCAAGGACGAGGTGCGTGAGATCGCGCGGCTGCTGGGGCTCCCGGAGCACATCCGCATGCGCCACCCCTTCCCCGGCCCCGGCCTGGCGATCCGCTGCCTGGGCGCGATCACCGAGGAGAAGATGGACATCCTGCGGCGGGTCGACGACATCTTCATCTCGGGTCTGCGCGAATTCGGCCTGTACGACGGCTGCTCGCAGGCGCTGGCGATCCTCACGCCCATCCAGTCGGTGGGCGTCATGGGCGACGAGCGCACCTACAGCTACACGGCTGCGCTGAGGGCGGTGACCACCGACGACTTCATGACCGCCGAGTGGGCCCGGCTGCCGTATGAGTTCCTGGCCACCATGAGCAACCGCATCGTGAACCAGGTGCACGAGATCAACCGGGTGGTGTACGACATCACGGGCAAGCCGCCCGCGACCATCGAGTGGGAGTGA
- a CDS encoding helix-turn-helix domain-containing protein, translated as MSTLSLPSRHVPSADVSSVDGPRCHLDLGAPSRCHLTPRQLDIWALLASGYSNAAIADHLGLTPRWIDNAVGALYGALGIDTLDRKVNARVYATVLYFQRSAAGWP; from the coding sequence ATGTCCACCCTGTCCCTGCCGAGTCGCCACGTGCCGAGTGCTGACGTCTCCAGCGTCGACGGCCCACGATGCCACCTCGACCTCGGTGCGCCGTCCCGGTGCCACCTGACGCCCCGGCAACTGGACATCTGGGCCCTGCTTGCCAGCGGGTACAGCAATGCAGCCATCGCCGATCACCTGGGCCTGACCCCCCGGTGGATCGACAATGCTGTGGGCGCGCTGTACGGGGCGCTGGGCATCGACACGCTGGACCGGAAGGTGAACGCCCGCGTCTACGCGACCGTGCTGTACTTCCAGCGGAGCGCTGCCGGATGGCCATGA
- a CDS encoding HD domain-containing phosphohydrolase — translation MMPDHAFTPDSWDHLSPKPPLDIATVVLLAQSAEDVFARCVTLALQTTRATTATLALLRPEQDVLEVIAAAGRRSAEARGRQLRRGEALGWRVIETGTAQLLNRAQLLPDAHFLAGRPVPATYLGVPLLDPDGHVLGVLSADTTESDEHLGEADARALMLLGQAAGVAYSRWRALERAQRTARQFELLAQLSARFERLTHPEDIAREALTTLLSLSGFTVGAVVNVDAQGLVQLSVLEGDPESRRQVADVLGIPHTPRGVIGEVLATNRSVAVKDYLMSPYAVPGVSRMRSAVAAPLRSGGQPVGVIGLMHLDEHVAIEPEILTLLDVVAARIDHALERAAALDHLQQTREAAVRAMGRVIEGRDGETFGHTDRVTTLAGQLGQALALAPEQLQHLRWGAYLHDIGKVTVPDALLLKAGPLTPDERTVMQAHVIMGDHMLRDEIFVPREVRAVVRSHHERWDGTGYPDGLAGEDIPLLARIFSVVDVYDALVSERPYKRAWLPGDALAEIRRSAGTQFDPDIAGVFCDDLLAHGQTS, via the coding sequence ATGATGCCGGATCACGCCTTCACGCCGGACAGCTGGGATCACCTGTCGCCCAAACCGCCCCTGGACATCGCCACGGTGGTCCTCCTGGCGCAGTCGGCCGAGGACGTGTTCGCCCGCTGCGTGACGCTGGCCCTGCAGACGACCCGGGCGACCACCGCCACGCTGGCCCTGCTGCGGCCGGAACAGGACGTACTGGAGGTCATCGCGGCGGCCGGACGACGGTCGGCCGAGGCCCGGGGCCGCCAGCTGCGGCGGGGCGAGGCCCTGGGCTGGCGCGTGATCGAGACCGGCACGGCACAGCTGCTGAACCGTGCCCAGCTCCTGCCGGACGCCCACTTCCTGGCGGGGCGTCCGGTGCCCGCCACCTACCTGGGCGTGCCCCTGCTCGATCCGGACGGCCACGTGCTGGGCGTGCTGTCGGCCGACACCACCGAGAGTGACGAGCACCTCGGCGAGGCCGACGCCCGGGCCCTGATGCTGCTCGGTCAGGCCGCCGGTGTGGCGTACAGCCGCTGGCGGGCGCTGGAACGCGCGCAGCGCACCGCCCGGCAGTTCGAACTGCTCGCCCAGCTGTCCGCCCGCTTCGAGCGCCTGACCCACCCCGAGGACATCGCCCGCGAGGCCCTCACGACCCTGCTGTCGCTGAGCGGCTTCACCGTGGGGGCGGTCGTGAATGTGGACGCCCAGGGTCTGGTGCAGCTGAGCGTGCTGGAGGGCGATCCGGAGTCGCGCCGCCAGGTGGCGGACGTGCTCGGTATCCCCCACACGCCTCGTGGCGTGATCGGTGAGGTGCTCGCCACGAACCGCAGCGTGGCGGTCAAGGACTACCTGATGTCCCCCTACGCCGTGCCCGGCGTATCGCGCATGCGCTCTGCGGTGGCCGCGCCGCTGCGCTCCGGCGGGCAGCCGGTCGGCGTGATCGGTCTGATGCATCTCGACGAACACGTGGCGATCGAGCCGGAGATCCTGACGCTGCTGGACGTGGTCGCGGCCCGGATCGACCACGCGCTGGAACGTGCCGCCGCCCTGGACCACCTGCAGCAGACCCGGGAGGCCGCCGTGCGCGCCATGGGCCGGGTGATCGAGGGCCGGGACGGGGAGACCTTCGGGCACACGGACCGCGTGACGACCCTGGCCGGACAGCTGGGACAGGCGCTGGCCCTCGCCCCGGAGCAGCTGCAGCACCTGCGCTGGGGCGCGTACCTGCACGACATCGGCAAGGTGACGGTGCCCGACGCCCTGCTCCTGAAGGCCGGTCCGCTGACCCCGGATGAGCGCACGGTCATGCAGGCGCACGTGATCATGGGTGACCACATGCTGCGCGACGAGATCTTCGTGCCGCGCGAGGTCCGCGCCGTCGTGCGCTCGCACCACGAACGCTGGGACGGCACGGGCTACCCCGACGGTCTGGCTGGCGAGGACATCCCCCTCCTGGCCCGGATCTTCAGCGTGGTGGACGTGTACGACGCGCTGGTGAGCGAGCGACCCTACAAGCGGGCATGGCTGCCGGGTGACGCCCTGGCCGAGATCCGGCGCAGCGCCGGCACGCAGTTCGACCCGGACATCGCCGGGGTGTTCTGTGACGACCTGCTCGCACACGGCCAGACCTCCTGA
- the bshB1 gene encoding bacillithiol biosynthesis deacetylase BshB1, with protein MNAGFETVHGDVQPLDWLCLAPHPDDAEIGAGGTLIRVAQAGKKVGILELSRGEKGTQGTPDVRGQECARAAQLMGLAWRGQLGLVDGEIVDTAKAAHRLAAVLRALRPKVLVVPHFNDRHPDHFGAYHLSKRAVHLAQLQKAYVGGEPHRVSRVLLYQGNADITPTLLVDVEAVQEVWAAAILAHESQFAGAAISETVTPEIVERRRARQSYWGTLGRVRYAEAFEVETAMVVDPLAL; from the coding sequence ATGAACGCGGGCTTCGAGACGGTACATGGTGACGTTCAGCCGCTGGACTGGTTGTGTCTGGCTCCCCACCCCGACGACGCCGAGATCGGCGCGGGCGGCACCCTGATCCGGGTGGCGCAGGCCGGGAAGAAGGTGGGCATCCTGGAGCTGTCGCGCGGCGAGAAGGGCACGCAGGGCACGCCGGACGTGCGGGGCCAGGAATGTGCGCGGGCGGCGCAGCTCATGGGCCTCGCGTGGCGCGGGCAGCTGGGACTGGTCGACGGCGAGATCGTGGACACGGCCAAGGCCGCACACCGGCTGGCCGCCGTGCTGCGTGCGCTGCGGCCGAAGGTGCTGGTCGTGCCGCACTTCAACGACCGCCACCCGGATCACTTCGGCGCCTATCACCTGAGCAAGCGGGCGGTGCACCTCGCGCAGCTCCAGAAGGCGTACGTGGGCGGCGAGCCGCACCGGGTCTCGCGCGTGCTGCTGTACCAGGGCAACGCCGACATCACCCCGACCCTGCTGGTGGATGTCGAGGCCGTGCAGGAGGTCTGGGCCGCCGCGATCCTGGCGCACGAGAGCCAGTTCGCAGGCGCGGCGATCTCGGAGACGGTCACGCCGGAGATCGTCGAGCGCCGCCGTGCCCGCCAGAGCTACTGGGGCACCCTGGGCCGCGTGCGCTACGCGGAGGCCTTCGAGGTCGAGACCGCGATGGTCGTCGATCCGCTGGCGCTGTAG
- a CDS encoding ParA family protein: MPEVISFINLKGGVAKTTTAVQLADTLAFMKQKRVLVIDLDPQTNATLALIGEERWAQADEAGQTLAHLFLDQVNGTQGFEVNRAIIRGASNLNRVPETVIDQLPEDSRYGRVDVLPSSIRLIDVQDRMQDIAARSFYAVNPMEVVRKFIAPRFTAYDYVLLDCPPNLGFITQNGLEVSDHYVIPTIPDRLSTYGIPQIAGRIGEIRRARDLKIRCLGVVITKYQSSSTQHRQGLERLPGDLERAFANTGEAVPPILKTVMPQTNASAEAMGFDRRTSTYRDKYGSTQVGGQAAYKYGLDLADELEDRLMPAPR, translated from the coding sequence GTGCAGCTGGCCGACACGCTGGCCTTCATGAAGCAGAAGCGCGTGCTGGTCATCGACCTCGACCCGCAGACCAACGCGACCCTGGCCCTGATCGGCGAGGAGCGCTGGGCCCAGGCCGACGAGGCCGGGCAGACCCTGGCGCACCTCTTTCTGGATCAGGTGAACGGCACGCAGGGCTTCGAGGTGAACCGCGCCATCATCCGTGGGGCCAGCAACCTGAACCGGGTGCCCGAGACCGTGATCGACCAGCTCCCCGAGGACTCCCGCTATGGCCGGGTGGACGTGCTGCCCAGCTCGATCCGCCTGATCGACGTGCAAGACCGGATGCAGGACATCGCCGCCCGGTCGTTCTACGCCGTGAATCCCATGGAGGTCGTCCGCAAGTTCATTGCGCCGCGCTTTACGGCCTACGACTACGTGCTGCTCGACTGCCCGCCGAATCTGGGCTTCATCACGCAGAACGGGCTGGAGGTGAGCGACCACTACGTGATCCCCACGATTCCCGACCGGCTCAGCACCTACGGCATCCCGCAGATCGCCGGACGCATCGGCGAGATCCGCCGGGCACGCGACCTGAAGATCCGCTGCCTGGGCGTGGTCATCACCAAGTACCAGTCGAGCAGCACGCAACATCGGCAGGGCCTGGAACGTCTGCCCGGTGACCTGGAACGGGCCTTCGCGAACACGGGCGAAGCGGTGCCGCCGATCCTGAAGACGGTCATGCCCCAGACCAATGCCAGCGCCGAGGCCATGGGTTTCGACCGGCGCACCAGCACGTACCGCGACAAGTACGGCAGCACTCAGGTCGGCGGGCAGGCCGCGTACAAGTACGGCCTGGATCTGGCCGACGAACTCGAAGACCGCCTGATGCCCGCGCCGCGCTGA